GATATCCTAACACTTGAGCATGTATTTTAGGGTCTTCAGGTCCACCAAAGAAATTATACCCTCTTCTTTGTCTTGCTAAATAATTATATAAATCTCTTGGTGCTTTGAAAGCATTTGGAGCAAAGATATAAGTCTTTAAAGCATTCATTGCTCTTTTTTGATCAGCATAACTTACAGGAGTATAAGGTTGAGTTTCTCCTTGTTGACCTTGCATAGCTCTATCTACGTAAACTCCACCAACGAATCTAGAAATCACATCACCAGCTCTTGCTGCTTGTCCGTTTAAAATGTAGTATGCTGTGCGCATTTCCTCGTAAGACTCACCTGGTTTAGACATTCCTGATTTCAGTTTTCTAATCATGTTATTAGCCAACTTAATTCTGTCTATAGAATATGCAATTTGATCATTAGATAAATCACCTGTCATTACTCGTGGATCAATTGCTTTTCCTGGTGATCTCATATCATCTGCATCATTACCAAATATTAATTCTGGTTTTGTTGATTGAGCTAATAGTGCATCCATTTCAGTTTGATTTTTAAATGGAGTGTAACCGAATTGAATCGCCCAAATATCATATGGTCCAACAGCCATATCGTAGTATTGACCTTGCTTAGTTCTATCTAAAGTTAAGTTGATAGCTGCATAGTCCATAACAGAACCTGTTAAACACTTACCTTCAATGAAATTTGCATCTGCAAGTTGAGCAGGACTAAATAATTGACTGGCTTTCATGTTATGATTTAAACCTAAAGTATGACCTACTTCATGCATGATCAAAGATTTCATTGCTTCTTTTTTCATTCCTTCCATCTCCATGTCAGAAGCTCCAGTTGCAGCTAAAACCGCTTTACCAAACATTGTGTTTTCATGCATTAAATGTCCTGCAGAACAATACATGTGATTATCTTTATTATGAAATGCATGCTTTCTTGCTTCTTCTTCATTATCAAAGCTAGAAATGCTACTAAATATATTATCTAATCGTACACGATTTGTAAAGTGTACATATTCTAACATAATATCTGCACCTAAAATTTCTCCTGTTCTAGGATTAACAAAACTTGGTCCATAACCACCAAAAGGAGGATTTGGAGAAGAAGTCCAACGTAATACATTATAACGAACGTCTCCAGCATCCCAGTCTGCATCATCTGGTTGAACTTTAACAACCATTGCATTTTTAAATCCAGCTTTTTCAAAAGCTTCATTCCAAGCTAAAACTCCTTCTGTAATGGTTTGTCTCCATTCTAATGGAGTAGAGTTTTCAATCCACCATGTAATTGGTGTAACTGGCTCTGAAACCGCAGCATTTGGATCTTTTTTTACTAGTTTCCATCTGTGTACTAAATCTCTGTAATTAATAGTTTCAGTACTCGTCATGTCATTTACTTGAGTAGTAAAGAATCCTACTCTTGGATCATCAAAACGAACTTCATAACCATCTTCTGGCATACTCATAAACGTATGGAATACTTTAATAGAAACGTATCTTCCATCTTTAATTGCTCGAGACCCTCCATTTAAAACAGTTGGATTGTTGTATACATATTCTGTTTTAATGTTAGTGTTTTCAGGGTAATTTTTGATTGAATTTATCTTAGATTTATTCTTGTCAAAACGACCTAATTTGAAAGAAAATGGAGATCTTCCTGGAAAACTTGGTTGCTTAACTCTTGTTAATGCTTCAGATAAAAATAAACCATTAGCATTAATTAAATATTCACCTTTTTCATCGTCTGAAGCTAAAACCTTAGAGCTTTCAATAATAGCGTCACTTGTGTTCGCTTCAGAAGATTTAGATATAGCATTGTCTTTATCGAAATAGAAAGATGTATTTGGAGCTACAAATTCGATTTTATTGAAATGTTTTTTAATGTGAAAAACAGTTGCTCCTCTATATGATCCTCTAAACGCATTTGCTTCTGTTACACCATCTGCAATTTGAGAGAAGTAAATAAAATCTTTATTTAATTGATCTTTTTTTACTAATAACTTAACATCACCAGTTATAGAATCTTGGTAAATTGTAAAAAGCCCTTCAATTTTATTACTCTTTTTAGTTAAACTAGCAATAGTCTTTTTAGGCTTTTCCTTCTTTTTAGGCATTTCAGT
This genomic window from Tenacibaculum sp. 190524A05c contains:
- a CDS encoding zinc-dependent metalloprotease; translation: MFTKRPRLVLTAFLALFLISVTDINAQRRKKKKDKDSKAKTEMPKKKEKPKKTIASLTKKSNKIEGLFTIYQDSITGDVKLLVKKDQLNKDFIYFSQIADGVTEANAFRGSYRGATVFHIKKHFNKIEFVAPNTSFYFDKDNAISKSSEANTSDAIIESSKVLASDDEKGEYLINANGLFLSEALTRVKQPSFPGRSPFSFKLGRFDKNKSKINSIKNYPENTNIKTEYVYNNPTVLNGGSRAIKDGRYVSIKVFHTFMSMPEDGYEVRFDDPRVGFFTTQVNDMTSTETINYRDLVHRWKLVKKDPNAAVSEPVTPITWWIENSTPLEWRQTITEGVLAWNEAFEKAGFKNAMVVKVQPDDADWDAGDVRYNVLRWTSSPNPPFGGYGPSFVNPRTGEILGADIMLEYVHFTNRVRLDNIFSSISSFDNEEEARKHAFHNKDNHMYCSAGHLMHENTMFGKAVLAATGASDMEMEGMKKEAMKSLIMHEVGHTLGLNHNMKASQLFSPAQLADANFIEGKCLTGSVMDYAAINLTLDRTKQGQYYDMAVGPYDIWAIQFGYTPFKNQTEMDALLAQSTKPELIFGNDADDMRSPGKAIDPRVMTGDLSNDQIAYSIDRIKLANNMIRKLKSGMSKPGESYEEMRTAYYILNGQAARAGDVISRFVGGVYVDRAMQGQQGETQPYTPVSYADQKRAMNALKTYIFAPNAFKAPRDLYNYLARQRRGYNFFGGPEDPKIHAQVLGYQRRVLAHILHPNTLQRISDSELYGNKYKLSEFMTDLNNAIFKNDIYSSVNSFRQNLQTEYTKMLLNMVNGKRKSRFTNASKAMALYNLKRIKSWVSNGTGDVITKAHKNQLKTLITNTLKDVK